A genomic region of Catalinimonas niigatensis contains the following coding sequences:
- a CDS encoding SDR family oxidoreductase has translation MMKEKDQSISILGCGWLGLPLAVHLIGQGYPVKGSTTSPNKLPLLSKQGINSYLISLNPKINEDYQQEFFNSHTLILNIPPSRRQPDVEQFYPAQIQEVLKAAGNTALKNIIFVSSTSVYPSLNREVKEEDAGGELSASGKALLKVEQMLLDQQRFQVSILRFCGLYDKERNPGRFLAGRKLDSSGKDVVNLIHLDDCIGIISMLLKKPAWGEIYNACSDVHPEKESFYALATQNLGLEAPEFSDSAESSYKSVDSTKLKQYLEYRFLHPDPLRSLKES, from the coding sequence ATGATGAAAGAAAAAGATCAATCCATTAGCATTTTGGGATGTGGATGGCTGGGGTTACCTCTGGCAGTTCATCTGATCGGCCAGGGTTATCCGGTGAAAGGTTCTACCACCAGTCCCAACAAATTGCCCCTGCTTTCAAAACAGGGAATCAACTCTTATCTGATCAGTTTAAATCCTAAGATCAACGAGGATTATCAGCAAGAATTCTTTAACAGCCATACGCTCATTCTCAATATTCCTCCTTCTCGCAGACAACCGGATGTGGAACAATTTTATCCTGCACAGATTCAGGAAGTGCTGAAGGCTGCAGGAAATACTGCTCTTAAAAATATAATATTTGTCAGTTCAACCTCTGTTTATCCAAGCCTGAATCGGGAGGTGAAGGAGGAAGATGCCGGAGGTGAACTAAGTGCTTCAGGAAAGGCTTTGTTGAAAGTAGAGCAGATGTTACTGGATCAGCAACGATTTCAGGTGAGTATATTACGGTTTTGTGGGCTATACGATAAAGAAAGAAATCCTGGAAGGTTCCTGGCAGGCAGAAAACTGGACAGCAGCGGCAAAGATGTGGTCAATCTGATTCATCTGGACGACTGTATAGGAATCATCAGCATGCTTTTGAAAAAACCTGCCTGGGGTGAGATTTACAATGCCTGCTCCGATGTACATCCTGAGAAAGAAAGTTTTTATGCTTTGGCTACCCAAAACCTGGGCTTGGAAGCTCCTGAATTTAGTGATTCCGCAGAATCTTCCTATAAGTCTGTGGACAGTACAAAACTCAAACAATATCTTGAATATCGGTTTTTACATCCTGATCCGTTGAGAAGTCTGAAAGAAAGCTGA
- the hemA gene encoding glutamyl-tRNA reductase, with protein sequence MHNNFKLVSLTYKNSPIEIRERVALDDQQSTDLLRKLKSILNIPEAFVLSTCNRTEVYYTSENDLSGEIIKLIIVEKGLLDVTDLEQYFVKYNDEKEAMRHLFHVAIGLESQLIGDMQISNQVKRAYQTCADENMAGPFLHRLLHTIFFTNKRIVQETPFRDGAASVSYAASELVYDLAAEIINPRVLVIGLGEIGTDVCKNIGDSDNVDKLFKVTVINRTNEKATKLAAQYGFASRLYDEVYDAILESDIIISAVSLQKPLITKSLFEQREHLSYKYLIDLSVPRSIEAEVENIPGALVYNIDDIRNKADEAMRKRINAIPDVKAIIEEALTEVDGWLQEMEVSPTIHRLKNALEQIRQEEIARYLKNLDDKEADYIEKITKGMMQKIIKLPVLQLKAACKRGEAETLIDVLNNLFDLEKQSNPKEIRK encoded by the coding sequence ATGCATAACAACTTCAAATTAGTTAGCTTAACGTACAAAAACAGCCCAATTGAAATCCGCGAAAGGGTTGCTTTAGATGATCAGCAATCCACTGATTTGCTACGTAAACTTAAAAGCATTCTCAATATTCCTGAAGCATTTGTGCTTTCCACTTGTAATCGTACTGAGGTTTATTACACTTCAGAAAATGATCTTAGTGGTGAGATTATTAAACTCATCATTGTTGAAAAAGGTCTTCTGGATGTTACTGATCTTGAGCAATATTTTGTAAAATATAATGATGAAAAAGAAGCTATGCGCCATCTTTTTCATGTGGCTATAGGTTTAGAGTCACAGCTAATTGGTGACATGCAAATATCCAATCAGGTAAAAAGAGCTTATCAAACTTGCGCTGATGAAAACATGGCAGGTCCTTTCTTGCACCGCCTGTTGCACACCATTTTTTTTACCAACAAAAGAATTGTTCAGGAGACACCTTTTCGCGATGGAGCCGCATCAGTTTCATACGCTGCTTCTGAGCTGGTTTATGATCTTGCTGCAGAAATCATTAATCCGCGCGTATTGGTGATTGGATTAGGCGAAATTGGAACAGACGTTTGCAAAAATATCGGTGACTCCGATAATGTTGACAAGTTATTTAAGGTTACTGTCATTAACCGCACTAATGAGAAAGCTACCAAACTGGCCGCTCAGTATGGTTTTGCTTCTCGCCTGTATGATGAAGTATATGATGCTATTCTGGAATCTGACATCATTATCTCTGCTGTTTCTTTGCAAAAACCACTGATCACCAAATCACTTTTTGAGCAAAGAGAGCATTTAAGCTACAAATATCTGATTGATCTTTCTGTACCCCGGAGTATAGAGGCAGAGGTTGAAAACATTCCCGGTGCATTGGTATATAACATTGATGATATACGCAACAAAGCGGATGAAGCTATGCGTAAACGTATCAATGCTATTCCCGATGTCAAAGCCATTATTGAAGAAGCATTGACTGAAGTTGATGGTTGGTTGCAGGAAATGGAAGTTTCACCTACCATTCACCGACTTAAAAATGCGCTAGAGCAGATCCGTCAGGAAGAGATTGCTCGTTACCTCAAAAATCTGGATGATAAAGAAGCAGACTATATTGAGAAGATTACCAAAGGGATGATGCAGAAAATCATTAAACTGCCCGTACTCCAGCTCAAGGCAGCTTGCAAACGAGGTGAGGCAGAAACTTTGATTGATGTACTCAACAACCTTTTTGATCTGGAAAAACAATCTAATCCCAAAGAAATTAGAAAGTAG
- a CDS encoding pyruvate carboxylase, protein MPNELKKLDKILVANRGEIAIRILRAASELRIRTVAVYTYEDRYSLHRYKADEAYQIGEDNEPLKPYLDIEEIILLAKRQHVDAIHPGYGFLSENVKLSQRCREEGIIFIGPEPEVMEKLGDKVSAKKIAISARVPVIEDSKESLDTDTIALKEAERIGFPVMLKAAAGGGGRGMRVIRDAKSLKNAFSEAKSEAKKAFGDDTVFLEKFIEEPKHIEVQIMGDNFGNIVHLYERDCSVQRRFQKVVEVAPSSNLKQETKDKLYEYALQITRSVNYNNVGTVEFLVDKNEQIFFIEVNPRIQVEHTITEEITGIDIVRSQILIAQGRKLADPRIYIRKQEDIKVEGFAIQCRVTTEDPKNNFRPDYGTIIAYRNAGGFGIRLDEGSSYPGVTISPFFDSMLVKISATGRTLKGASQRLQRTLREFRIRGVKTNIGFLINVISHPTFYRGKATVNFIESNPDLFEIREGLDRATRTLMYLADVTVNGNPNVRFKDPNKTFRTPLLPSQLMQDPTTQAKVNYQYVPYPEGTKDKLKLMGREKFVDWLKNEKNIQYTDTTFRDAHQSLLATRMRSVDMLKVAESFAKHHPQVFSMEVWGGATFDVTMRFLHENPWVRLQQIREAVPNILLQMLLRGSNAVGYKAYPDNLIIRFIEKAAETGIDIFRVFDSLNWVTAMKTSIKAIRERTDALAEAAICYTGDLMSPGNKKYTLQYYLDLARQLEDEGAHILAIKDMAGLLKPYAAELLVSELKKAVDLPVHLHTHDTSSIQPATYIKAIEAGVDVVDVAIGAMSGLTSQPNFNSVVAMMQGHEREQPIDLKSLNEYSVYWEAVREYYYPFESGLKAGTAEVYEHEIPGGQYSNLRPQAIAMGLEHKFETIKKNYAEVNKLFGELVKVTPSSKVVGDMAIFMASNNLSIEDILKDNKNLSFPESVISLFKGDLGQPYGGFPKDVQKAILKGEQPYTERPNEHLEPIDFDKEFAEFQQRLGKDRSMLDFISYKLYPKVYEDFYNHTKVYGDMSSLPTPAFFYGLKYGEEILVKIGEGKVIMIKLLFITEPDEEGFRNVTFELNGQSRRVKVKDHTYQVKIVQHRKAEKDSETEVGAPLQGRLSSIMTKTGQEVEEGTPLFVIEAMKMESTISSPRAGKIKKIYLEAGEMVEQDDLVVELE, encoded by the coding sequence ATGCCTAACGAGCTTAAAAAACTGGACAAAATTCTAGTTGCCAACCGGGGAGAGATTGCCATAAGAATTCTCAGAGCAGCCTCCGAACTCAGAATCAGGACAGTCGCTGTTTATACCTATGAAGACCGCTATTCTCTGCATCGCTATAAAGCAGATGAAGCTTATCAGATAGGGGAGGATAATGAGCCACTCAAACCTTATCTGGATATTGAAGAAATCATCCTGCTTGCCAAAAGACAACATGTAGATGCAATTCACCCTGGTTATGGTTTTCTTTCTGAAAACGTAAAGCTATCACAACGTTGTCGCGAAGAGGGAATCATCTTTATTGGTCCTGAGCCCGAAGTGATGGAAAAGCTTGGTGATAAAGTCTCTGCCAAGAAAATTGCGATCAGTGCACGGGTGCCTGTCATAGAGGATAGCAAAGAATCATTGGATACGGATACGATAGCCCTTAAAGAAGCGGAGCGAATCGGTTTTCCGGTGATGCTCAAAGCAGCAGCAGGCGGCGGAGGACGCGGCATGCGCGTGATTCGGGATGCCAAAAGTCTGAAAAATGCTTTTTCAGAAGCTAAAAGCGAAGCGAAAAAAGCCTTTGGCGATGACACGGTTTTTCTGGAAAAATTCATTGAGGAGCCCAAACATATTGAAGTACAGATCATGGGCGATAACTTTGGAAACATCGTTCATCTCTATGAGCGCGACTGTTCAGTGCAGAGGCGTTTCCAGAAAGTAGTAGAAGTAGCACCTTCTTCTAATCTGAAGCAGGAAACTAAAGATAAGCTCTATGAATATGCCTTACAGATTACCCGCTCAGTTAACTATAATAATGTGGGTACGGTAGAGTTTCTGGTAGACAAAAATGAGCAGATTTTTTTCATTGAAGTCAATCCACGCATACAAGTGGAGCATACCATTACTGAAGAGATCACTGGGATAGATATTGTTCGCTCACAAATCCTGATTGCCCAGGGACGCAAACTGGCTGATCCGCGCATTTACATTCGTAAGCAGGAAGATATCAAAGTGGAAGGCTTTGCTATACAATGCAGAGTCACTACGGAAGATCCAAAGAATAATTTCCGACCTGATTATGGCACCATCATCGCTTACCGCAACGCTGGTGGGTTTGGTATCAGGCTGGATGAAGGCAGTTCCTATCCCGGCGTAACCATTTCTCCTTTCTTTGACTCCATGCTGGTCAAAATCTCGGCTACAGGTCGTACGCTTAAGGGGGCTTCACAAAGATTGCAGCGCACTTTACGCGAGTTCAGAATCCGGGGCGTAAAAACCAATATTGGTTTTCTGATCAATGTCATCTCCCATCCTACATTTTATCGCGGTAAGGCTACGGTGAATTTTATAGAAAGCAATCCTGACCTCTTTGAAATCCGGGAAGGACTGGATCGTGCTACGCGTACCCTGATGTATCTGGCAGATGTTACGGTCAATGGGAATCCTAACGTCCGTTTCAAGGACCCTAACAAAACATTTAGGACACCCTTGCTACCGTCTCAACTGATGCAAGATCCTACTACTCAAGCTAAGGTTAATTATCAGTACGTACCTTATCCTGAAGGTACCAAAGACAAACTGAAGCTGATGGGCAGGGAGAAGTTTGTAGACTGGCTCAAAAATGAGAAGAATATACAGTATACAGACACTACTTTCCGCGATGCACATCAGTCCTTATTGGCTACCCGTATGCGAAGCGTAGATATGCTGAAAGTAGCGGAAAGTTTTGCCAAGCATCATCCCCAGGTATTTTCTATGGAAGTATGGGGAGGAGCTACTTTCGATGTAACTATGCGTTTTCTTCATGAAAACCCCTGGGTGCGTCTTCAACAGATCAGAGAAGCTGTTCCTAATATCCTTTTACAGATGCTCCTTCGTGGTTCTAATGCGGTAGGTTATAAAGCGTATCCTGACAATCTGATCATCAGATTTATTGAGAAAGCGGCGGAAACTGGCATTGACATCTTCCGTGTCTTTGATTCACTCAACTGGGTAACTGCCATGAAGACCAGTATAAAAGCGATCAGAGAACGTACGGATGCTCTGGCGGAAGCTGCCATCTGCTATACCGGAGACCTGATGTCGCCGGGTAATAAAAAATACACACTACAGTATTACCTGGATTTGGCGCGTCAGTTGGAGGATGAGGGTGCGCATATCCTGGCCATCAAAGATATGGCCGGTCTGCTCAAACCTTATGCGGCGGAGTTGTTGGTAAGTGAGCTGAAAAAAGCAGTAGACTTGCCGGTGCATCTGCATACCCATGATACTTCATCCATTCAGCCTGCTACCTATATCAAGGCGATTGAAGCAGGAGTGGATGTGGTAGATGTAGCCATAGGAGCCATGTCGGGCCTTACCTCACAGCCTAACTTCAATTCTGTAGTGGCGATGATGCAGGGACATGAACGGGAACAGCCGATCGACCTGAAGTCTTTGAATGAATATTCTGTGTACTGGGAAGCTGTGCGTGAATATTATTATCCTTTTGAGTCAGGCCTGAAGGCAGGTACGGCGGAGGTATATGAGCATGAGATTCCTGGAGGGCAGTATTCCAATCTCCGCCCGCAGGCTATCGCGATGGGACTGGAGCACAAGTTTGAAACCATCAAGAAAAATTATGCTGAGGTCAATAAGCTCTTTGGAGAGCTGGTAAAGGTAACGCCTTCCTCCAAAGTAGTTGGAGATATGGCGATTTTTATGGCTTCCAATAACCTGAGCATAGAAGATATTCTGAAAGACAATAAAAATTTATCTTTTCCTGAATCGGTGATAAGCTTGTTCAAAGGAGATTTAGGCCAGCCTTATGGAGGCTTTCCCAAAGATGTGCAAAAAGCCATTCTTAAAGGAGAGCAGCCTTATACTGAGCGACCCAACGAACATTTGGAACCCATTGATTTTGACAAAGAATTTGCAGAGTTCCAGCAGAGATTAGGCAAGGATCGTAGTATGCTGGATTTCATTTCCTACAAGCTTTATCCTAAAGTATATGAAGATTTTTATAACCATACGAAGGTATATGGCGATATGTCTTCTCTGCCCACCCCGGCTTTCTTCTACGGTCTTAAATACGGAGAGGAGATTCTGGTAAAAATAGGAGAGGGTAAAGTGATCATGATTAAACTACTCTTTATCACTGAGCCGGATGAAGAAGGCTTTCGTAATGTCACTTTTGAACTGAATGGCCAATCGCGGCGTGTGAAGGTTAAAGATCATACCTATCAGGTGAAGATCGTGCAGCACCGAAAAGCGGAGAAAGACAGTGAGACAGAAGTAGGTGCACCCCTGCAAGGACGCTTATCCTCCATCATGACAAAAACCGGGCAGGAAGTAGAAGAAGGAACACCCTTATTTGTTATAGAAGCCATGAAAATGGAATCTACTATATCTTCACCTAGAGCTGGTAAGATCAAAAAAATATATCTGGAAGCAGGAGAAATGGTAGAGCAGGACGATCTGGTGGTTGAACTTGAATAG